The proteins below come from a single Miscanthus floridulus cultivar M001 chromosome 1, ASM1932011v1, whole genome shotgun sequence genomic window:
- the LOC136472899 gene encoding transcription factor bHLH18-like, whose protein sequence is MEDSSLFMQWAMDTLQHENPAASVAGVAADHGDFSEATFPSLKALREASQAAEMVQELIADADVVVRHAPNSWNSGDGGGDTTTNYNVPAGWNFGSSTSTQQPGRNGMTEAPALATRGLPPPDLVYGPPPITRRAGLKSLGSMAASYAQDHIIAERKRREKINQRFIELSTVIPGLKKMDKATILLDATRYLKELQEKLKDAEAGRSTETLVLVKKPCLHAAAAQDDGHGSSLPPAPPAGTPTARKWLPEIEVRFSESEKSVVVRVHCEKRKGVVVNVLTVAEELHLSSIHANVMPFMACTCIITIAGKVEESFTVTTEEIVGRLNSALLLHAAPA, encoded by the exons ATGGAGGACTCGAGCCTATTCATGCAGTGGGCGATGGACACGCTCCAACACGAGAACCCTGCTGCATCCGTCGCCGGCGTCGCCGCCGACCACGGTGACTTCAGTGAGGCTACCTTCCCCTCGCTCAAAGCGCTCCGCGAGGCCTCGCAAGCAGCTGAAATGGTGCAGGAGCTGATTGCGGACGCCGACGTCGTGGTCCGCCATGCGCCAAACAGCTGGAactccggcgacggcggcggcgacaccACCACGAATTACAACGTGCCCGCGGGCTGGAACTTCGGCAGTTCCACCTCCACGCAGCAGCCTGGCAGGAACGGCATGACGGAGGCCCCTGCCCTGGCCACACGCGGTCTGCCGCCGCCGGATCTGGTCTACGGACCTCCGCCAATAACGAGGAGAGCCGGCCTAAAGAGCTTGGGATCCATGGCGGCGTCGTACGCCCAGGACCACATCATCGCAGAGCGGAAGCGGCGAGAGAAGATCAACCAGCGCTTCATCGAGCTCTCCACTGTGATCCCAGGCCTCAAGAAG ATGGACAAGGCGACGATCCTTTTGGACGCGACAAGGTACTTGAAGGAGCTCCAAGAGAAGCTAAAAGACGCGGAGGCCGGCAGGAGCACCGAGACCCTGGTGCTCGTCAAGAAGCCATGCCTCCATGCCGCGGCTGCGCAGGATGACGGCCATGGCTCCTcgctgccgccggcgccgccagcAGGCACACCGACGGCGAGGAAATGGCTGCCAGAGATCGAGGTCAGGTTCTCGGAGTCGGAGAAGAGCGTGGTGGTGAGGGTCCACTGTGAGAAGAGGAAGGGGGTGGTCGTCAACGTGCTCACCGTGGCTGAGGAGCTCCACCTCAGCAGCATCCACGCCAATGTTATGCCGTTCATGGCTTGCACTTGTATCATAACCATCGCGGGGAAG GTGGAGGAGAGCTTCACCGTAACAACGGAGGAGATCGTTGGCAGACTCAACTCTGCATTATTACTGCATGCAGCACCAGCCTAG